From one Candidatus Methylomirabilis sp. genomic stretch:
- a CDS encoding class I tRNA ligase family protein, which yields SYAVETLLLLLSPFAPHLCEELWERLGRSGSIFHAAWPTYDPAVITAEEIVVVIQVDGKLRSRLFMPADADESAMRETALADERVKGWLEDRSIRKVVVVPKKLVNIVTGGVR from the coding sequence CAGCTATGCCGTCGAGACCCTTCTGCTGCTGCTGTCACCCTTTGCGCCGCATCTGTGCGAGGAACTCTGGGAACGACTCGGTCGCAGCGGAAGCATCTTTCACGCGGCCTGGCCGACCTACGACCCGGCTGTGATTACGGCCGAGGAGATTGTAGTGGTTATCCAGGTGGATGGAAAGCTTCGGAGCCGACTCTTCATGCCCGCGGATGCCGACGAGAGCGCCATGCGTGAGACAGCCCTTGCGGACGAGCGGGTCAAGGGGTGGCTGGAGGATAGATCGATCCGGAAGGTGGTAGTGGTGCCGAAGAAGCTGGTGAATATTGTAACCGGGGGAGTCCGATGA
- a CDS encoding LptE family protein → MRAIVCVAVLLALAGCGYRPVGSGEVSALQPSIRTISIGTLKNRTLRPTILSALRDALIRRLAADGRIRVVEEGADTLLEGAIEGFGEEALAFDSNDIAKRLRLSISFSFTVKNRLEDKVLLRDGVAGVAYYFTGTGVTATRAAEDEATLRAVADLADQVVSRVLDGV, encoded by the coding sequence ATGAGAGCGATCGTGTGCGTGGCGGTACTCCTGGCGCTGGCCGGATGTGGCTATCGGCCAGTAGGATCCGGGGAGGTGAGCGCGCTTCAGCCCTCCATCAGGACGATCAGCATCGGGACCCTCAAAAACCGAACGCTTCGTCCCACCATTCTATCGGCTCTGAGAGATGCGCTGATTCGCAGGCTTGCAGCCGATGGCCGGATCCGAGTTGTGGAGGAGGGGGCCGATACCCTTTTGGAAGGGGCTATTGAAGGGTTTGGCGAAGAGGCGCTGGCCTTCGATTCCAACGACATCGCCAAGCGCCTGCGACTGAGCATCTCGTTTTCCTTTACGGTGAAAAATCGGCTGGAGGATAAGGTGCTCCTCCGAGACGGCGTTGCAGGCGTAGCCTACTACTTTACGGGAACAGGGGTCACAGCCACCAGGGCGGCCGAGGACGAGGCCACGCTTCGGGCAGTGGCGGACCTCGCCGATCAGGTGGTCAGTCGGGTGCTGGACGGGGTGTGA
- the holA gene encoding DNA polymerase III subunit delta, whose translation MGRWVTRGHSVAEQVRRGEVAPVYCLYGEEEYRRDQALNQLLDALLTEGARDLNLDQIRPGEPGMPSILGSARTLPFLASRRVVLIRGVEDLSKEQQEDLLAYLNDPSPTSCLVLTGKRLDLRTRLAAAIQKKGILLRFDRLEADSVKESLMATAKEQGIRLQPEAISLLMALVGDDFRQLIYNVEKAALFVGERKEISAKDIEALVGETRVRSIFQLTDAVSGRDLDLALRCLTSLLGSGEEPLAVLGMLARQIRLLIQAKALQEQATPVSRMTHVLGLPPRVVAALAEHSASRSWQQLTGAIQSLSRADLAIKTGKAESPVVLSGLVWGLCRV comes from the coding sequence ATGGGACGCTGGGTTACGAGGGGCCACTCTGTTGCCGAACAGGTCCGCAGAGGGGAGGTTGCGCCCGTCTATTGTCTCTACGGGGAGGAGGAGTACCGTCGAGATCAGGCGCTCAACCAGCTTCTTGACGCATTGCTGACGGAAGGCGCGAGAGACCTGAATCTCGATCAGATTCGACCTGGAGAGCCAGGGATGCCGTCGATCCTGGGGAGCGCTCGGACGTTGCCGTTTCTAGCGTCGCGTCGGGTGGTCCTGATCCGAGGTGTCGAGGATCTCTCGAAGGAGCAGCAAGAGGATCTGCTCGCCTATCTGAACGATCCCTCTCCCACAAGCTGCCTTGTGCTGACGGGCAAGCGTCTTGATCTCAGAACCCGGTTGGCGGCGGCGATACAGAAGAAAGGGATACTCCTTCGCTTTGATCGCTTGGAGGCAGATTCCGTGAAGGAGTCGCTAATGGCCACGGCCAAAGAGCAGGGTATACGGCTGCAGCCGGAAGCGATCAGCCTACTTATGGCCCTGGTGGGCGACGATTTTCGCCAGTTGATCTATAACGTAGAAAAGGCGGCGCTCTTTGTTGGAGAGCGCAAGGAGATCAGTGCGAAGGATATTGAAGCCTTGGTTGGTGAAACCCGAGTGCGATCGATCTTCCAACTGACCGATGCCGTATCAGGCAGGGATCTGGATCTTGCCCTTCGTTGCCTGACGAGTCTGTTGGGGAGCGGGGAAGAGCCCCTGGCCGTCCTCGGGATGTTGGCTCGCCAGATCCGCCTGCTGATTCAGGCAAAAGCGCTTCAGGAGCAGGCGACCCCGGTGAGCAGGATGACTCACGTACTCGGCCTGCCGCCTCGCGTTGTCGCTGCCCTGGCGGAACATAGTGCCTCGCGTTCCTGGCAGCAGCTCACAGGCGCCATCCAGTCGCTCTCACGGGCCGACCTTGCCATCAAGACAGGAAAGGCTGAATCTCCTGTGGTCTTGAGCGGACTGGTCTGGGGCCTCTGCCGGGTGTGA
- the rpsT gene encoding 30S ribosomal protein S20, with translation MPITKSAQKHMRQSLKRRLRNRAAKSSLKTVIKKVRAGIEGQDRNAAEKAFVQAVPFIDRAAGKGFIHKNAAARYKSRLARQLQAIPQPS, from the coding sequence ATGCCAATAACCAAGTCGGCGCAGAAGCACATGAGACAAAGCCTGAAGCGACGGTTGCGCAATCGCGCGGCAAAGAGTAGTCTAAAGACAGTAATCAAGAAGGTACGAGCGGGGATAGAGGGGCAGGACCGGAATGCTGCGGAGAAGGCATTCGTACAGGCCGTGCCGTTCATTGACAGAGCCGCCGGCAAAGGCTTCATCCACAAGAACGCCGCGGCCCGCTATAAGTCAAGACTCGCCCGCCAGCTCCAAGCCATCCCGCAGCCGTCGTAG